One genomic window of Thalassolituus hydrocarboniclasticus includes the following:
- a CDS encoding HDOD domain-containing protein: MSMANIFAESQALPHIPRVVQELIESFRNEDANVDDISNKVALDQALTAKVLRLANSAHYGVSRTVSNPHDAIMLLGFNTLRTMVLASGVTGAFKAPEGFDQKKFWRDSFAVGALSKWIAGYIKDCDRETAFTCGMLHSIGNLLMHVVIPEELKSIDDAKALGGKRHTLETSLLGYNYADVGAELAKRWKFPEEMQQAILQQHNPEGDQPYSKLAGVIYIAKYLKAAHEKNWSDEKIIEEFPLAVAEVIGMDTTRAYADVANTTSLESGLDSLLE; the protein is encoded by the coding sequence ATGAGCATGGCTAACATTTTCGCTGAGTCCCAGGCACTGCCACACATTCCCCGCGTCGTTCAGGAATTAATCGAAAGCTTCCGCAATGAGGATGCTAACGTCGACGACATCAGCAACAAGGTTGCACTGGATCAGGCACTCACTGCGAAAGTTCTGCGTCTGGCAAATTCTGCCCATTACGGCGTATCACGTACCGTCTCCAATCCACACGATGCCATTATGCTGCTCGGCTTTAATACCCTGCGTACCATGGTACTCGCCTCAGGTGTCACCGGCGCCTTCAAGGCACCGGAAGGATTTGATCAGAAAAAATTCTGGCGCGATTCCTTTGCCGTTGGCGCTTTATCCAAGTGGATTGCCGGCTATATAAAAGATTGCGACCGTGAAACCGCTTTTACCTGCGGTATGTTGCACTCTATTGGCAACCTGCTGATGCATGTCGTCATTCCCGAAGAGCTCAAAAGCATTGATGACGCCAAAGCACTGGGTGGCAAGCGCCATACACTGGAAACCAGCCTGCTGGGCTATAACTATGCTGATGTCGGTGCTGAACTTGCCAAGCGCTGGAAATTCCCGGAAGAAATGCAGCAGGCGATTCTGCAACAGCATAACCCGGAGGGTGACCAGCCTTATTCGAAGCTGGCCGGGGTGATTTATATTGCTAAATATCTGAAAGCAGCGCATGAAAAAAACTGGAGCGATGAGAAAATTATCGAAGAATTTCCTCTGGCGGTTGCTGAGGTGATTGGTATGGACACGACCCGGGCCTACGCCGATGTGGCAAATACCACCTCGCTGGAATCCGGCCTGGACAGCCTGCTGGAGTAA
- a CDS encoding alpha-L-glutamate ligase-like protein codes for MNRRNISYISRYNPRRLYPLVDNKLKTKLLAQKAGITTPALIGTIQSQHDVSLLADLLRDVPGFAIKPAKGSGGKGIMVLSRDEDGQYVKNSGSVVTLADLQRHVSNILSGLYSLGGSPDIAIIEELIEFDPQLGGYSFEGVPDIRVIVCRGYPVMAMMRLSTRSSDGKANLHQGAVGVGLDIATGRPLNAVQDGLSVERHPDTGRELSELVIPQWGQLLELAARCYEETGLGYLGTDMVLDRRYGPMLLELNARPGLTIQVANGCGLLPRLRKIDALSDADVARPAAERVEFSRRWFAVDPLQQVGAAQ; via the coding sequence ATGAACCGGCGTAATATCAGCTATATCAGCCGCTACAATCCACGGCGTTTATACCCACTGGTCGATAACAAACTGAAGACCAAACTGCTGGCGCAAAAGGCGGGTATTACCACGCCTGCATTAATCGGCACTATTCAGAGCCAGCACGATGTTTCTTTGCTTGCGGATCTGTTGCGTGACGTGCCGGGCTTTGCCATAAAGCCTGCAAAAGGCAGTGGTGGCAAAGGCATTATGGTGCTCAGCCGTGATGAGGATGGGCAGTATGTTAAAAACAGCGGTAGTGTGGTTACGCTGGCCGATCTGCAGCGTCATGTATCGAATATTCTGTCCGGCCTCTACAGTCTGGGCGGCAGCCCCGATATTGCCATTATTGAAGAACTGATCGAGTTTGATCCGCAACTCGGCGGCTATTCCTTTGAAGGTGTACCGGATATTCGTGTGATTGTTTGTCGTGGTTACCCGGTGATGGCGATGATGCGTCTTTCTACCCGCAGCTCAGATGGCAAAGCCAACCTGCATCAGGGAGCGGTTGGCGTCGGACTCGATATCGCCACCGGCCGGCCGTTAAATGCGGTGCAGGATGGTTTAAGTGTTGAGCGTCATCCGGATACCGGACGGGAATTATCAGAACTGGTGATTCCGCAATGGGGACAGTTACTGGAATTGGCCGCACGCTGTTATGAAGAAACAGGGCTGGGATATCTGGGAACCGATATGGTACTCGACCGTCGCTATGGTCCGATGTTGCTGGAATTAAATGCCCGTCCCGGACTGACGATTCAGGTTGCCAACGGTTGTGGCCTGCTGCCACGGTTACGCAAAATTGATGCATTATCCGATGCTGATGTGGCGCGCCCGGCGGCAGAACGGGTGGAGTTCAGTCGTCGCTGGTTTGCTGTCGATCCTCTGCAGCAGGTAGGCGCAGCGCAATAA
- a CDS encoding NAD(P)-dependent oxidoreductase: MQQQRIGFVGMGLMGVPMSQRLLAAGYHLTVWNRNPDKTVALAEAGAQVAASLAELVAVSDVVMLCVTDTAAVEAVVFAADGIAASGRSGQVLIDFSSIEPAATRQMAERLETACGMRWVDAPVSGGVAGAEQGTLAIMAGGDEALIDTLRPLLAPLSQRVTRMGPVGAGQVTKICNQMLVSCNVLVMAEVMALAEKSGVDAAQIPAALKGGFADSVPLQLTGPRMAERDFDPVKWHVKTLLKDLDMANDLARIMKSAIPMAGLGAELMRLHASQGNAEKDPCTLVTMYTEKQG, translated from the coding sequence ATGCAGCAACAACGAATTGGCTTTGTCGGCATGGGCCTGATGGGCGTTCCCATGAGTCAGCGCTTACTGGCGGCGGGCTATCACCTCACGGTCTGGAACCGTAATCCGGATAAAACGGTGGCTCTGGCTGAGGCCGGTGCACAGGTTGCTGCTTCGCTGGCAGAACTGGTTGCGGTCAGTGATGTGGTCATGCTCTGTGTAACCGATACCGCGGCGGTCGAGGCGGTTGTTTTCGCCGCTGACGGCATTGCCGCCTCTGGTCGTAGTGGGCAGGTGCTGATTGATTTCTCCAGTATTGAACCGGCGGCCACCCGGCAGATGGCTGAACGGCTGGAAACGGCTTGCGGCATGCGCTGGGTTGATGCGCCGGTGTCCGGTGGCGTGGCCGGGGCTGAACAGGGCACTCTGGCGATTATGGCCGGTGGTGACGAAGCGCTTATCGACACGCTGCGCCCGCTGTTGGCACCGCTGTCGCAGCGTGTGACCCGTATGGGGCCGGTGGGAGCGGGGCAGGTGACCAAGATCTGTAACCAGATGCTGGTAAGCTGCAATGTACTGGTGATGGCTGAAGTGATGGCGCTGGCGGAAAAATCCGGCGTCGATGCGGCACAGATTCCGGCGGCCCTTAAAGGCGGATTTGCCGATTCTGTGCCTCTGCAGCTGACCGGCCCACGTATGGCAGAACGCGATTTTGATCCCGTTAAATGGCACGTAAAGACGCTGTTAAAAGATCTGGATATGGCCAATGATCTGGCCAGAATAATGAAAAGTGCCATTCCAATGGCCGGACTGGGTGCAGAGCTGATGCGTCTGCACGCAAGCCAGGGCAACGCAGAGAAGGATCCCTGCACTCTGGTGACTATGTATACGGAGAAACAAGGGTGA
- a CDS encoding inactive transglutaminase family protein, producing the protein MNFRSLSFSRAPFFLLVGFLLVVGIVLTLHRHWMYEVPLMYGETQTIWSVEAKVEFNAHGGPVKVSMARPSAQDGFTVLKEAGASPGYGLNFMDGNEPRAEWTVRGAKGKQELFYRAEILVSQMQSGADLPPPAIDPVSWPEPYASAVSEVLAEAYATSADNYSLTRELLKRFREDETAQHIELLRTHYSDQLPELWVEMLHKARVPASVVYGLNLQDGRRRQNLMPLLRVWNGNDSQIFELPGEKSNASVLLTADTPLLLWEQRGAPVLDVTGGTDSSIRFSMLKREESTYANIAENLSSQHDFLNFSIHSLPVEEQAMFKTILLIPIGALIVCILRIIIGIRTSGTFMPVLIALAFIQTSLVTGLVGFLLVVATGLFIRGYLSRLNLLLVARITAVIITVIAIISIFSVLSYKLGLTEGLKITFFPMIILSWTIERMSILWEEEGGREVMVQGGGSLLTAVLAYWAMSDPWVRHLTFNFIGIQFIVLALVLLIGSYTGYRLLELKRFKAFGN; encoded by the coding sequence ATGAACTTCCGTTCTCTGTCATTCTCCCGTGCTCCTTTCTTTTTACTGGTCGGATTTCTGCTGGTGGTGGGAATCGTACTGACGCTGCATCGCCACTGGATGTATGAAGTGCCGCTGATGTATGGCGAAACCCAGACCATCTGGTCGGTAGAGGCCAAGGTGGAATTCAATGCCCATGGTGGGCCGGTCAAAGTCTCAATGGCCCGGCCGTCAGCACAGGATGGCTTTACGGTATTAAAAGAAGCCGGTGCATCACCGGGTTACGGCCTGAATTTTATGGATGGGAATGAACCGCGTGCTGAATGGACGGTGCGGGGGGCCAAAGGAAAACAGGAGCTGTTTTATCGCGCCGAAATCCTGGTCAGCCAGATGCAGTCCGGTGCCGATCTGCCGCCGCCGGCTATTGATCCGGTCAGCTGGCCGGAACCTTATGCCAGCGCTGTGAGTGAAGTTCTGGCGGAGGCATATGCCACCTCAGCCGATAACTACAGTCTGACGCGCGAGCTGCTTAAACGCTTCCGTGAAGATGAAACCGCACAGCATATTGAATTACTGCGCACTCACTATTCTGACCAACTGCCGGAACTGTGGGTAGAAATGCTGCATAAAGCACGGGTGCCGGCATCGGTAGTGTACGGCCTTAATCTGCAGGATGGCCGTCGCCGCCAGAATCTGATGCCGTTGTTACGCGTATGGAACGGTAATGACAGTCAGATATTTGAGTTGCCCGGTGAAAAGAGTAATGCCTCGGTGCTGCTGACCGCGGATACACCTTTACTGCTGTGGGAGCAGCGTGGTGCTCCGGTTCTTGATGTTACCGGCGGTACCGATTCCAGTATCCGTTTTTCAATGCTGAAACGGGAAGAATCCACCTATGCGAATATCGCCGAAAACCTGTCCAGTCAGCATGACTTCCTGAATTTCTCTATCCACAGCCTGCCAGTGGAAGAGCAGGCAATGTTTAAAACCATTCTGCTGATTCCGATCGGTGCGCTGATTGTCTGTATCCTGCGCATTATTATCGGTATCCGAACATCGGGTACCTTTATGCCGGTATTGATTGCACTGGCATTTATTCAGACCTCTCTGGTTACCGGTCTGGTTGGCTTTTTGCTGGTGGTTGCTACCGGATTATTTATTCGCGGCTATTTATCCCGTCTGAATTTATTATTGGTGGCACGGATTACTGCGGTCATTATTACTGTGATTGCCATCATCAGTATTTTCAGTGTGCTGTCGTATAAGCTCGGGCTGACCGAAGGCCTGAAAATTACCTTTTTCCCGATGATTATTCTGTCCTGGACCATCGAGCGGATGTCGATTCTGTGGGAAGAAGAAGGTGGTCGCGAGGTTATGGTACAGGGCGGTGGCAGTCTGTTGACGGCAGTACTGGCTTACTGGGCGATGAGTGACCCCTGGGTACGGCATTTAACATTCAACTTTATTGGTATTCAGTTTATTGTGCTGGCGCTGGTACTGCTGATTGGTTCTTACACCGGCTATCGTCTGCTTGAGCTGAAACGCTTCAAAGCGTTCGGGAACTGA